GTTTTTACACAACTCTGATCCCCACTCCCTTTCTTAGTTGGCAAAACTTCCTTATAGTTTGTGAAGACTGTAAGGAGTTGTTAATGGACAAAAAACACGTTTATTTCTTTGATGCGATGCGCTGTGTGGCGGCGCTGGCGGTGATCATCATTCATGCGCTTGGGCCTTACCGTCATGAACTTGGACAAATCCCAATGGGCGAATGGGTAACAGCGATCACCTTTAATGGTTTTAGCCGCTGGGCAGTACCAGTGTTTATCCTTATCACTGGCGCTCTCATGCTTAATGATACGCGCCCTTTCGATCTTAAATACTACCTATCGCGCCGATTAGGCAAAGTGCTGATCCCATTTTTAATGTGGTCGCTGTTTTACGCCTATTTGTCAGGCTGGACGATTGAAGGTTTTAATGGCGAAACGGTAAAAGAGGTACTCGCTGAGAGTTATCATCACCAAACTTATTACCACCTGGGATTTTTTTACTACTTCATCCCACTTTACGCAGCTATTCCGTTTCTGCAAATCTTCGTTCGTAAATTCGACGATGGGGCGCTTTATGCGTTCACAGGGCTCTGGTTATTGACGACCCTGCTATTCTTGATGCGTATAGATGGCCCTTGGAGTGAGCAGTTCTGGCTGTATATGGGATTGCTGCCACTGGGCTACATTTTGTATCAAAAGCTGCCTGCCAGTCGCGGCGTGGTGGTGATATCCGTCATCCTTGGCGTTGGTGCGATGGCACTAAGCAGCTACATGGTGGTGCAAGGCAGTATTGAAGCCGACCGCTATTATGTCGGCCGCTGGTTCTCATACAAGACGCTGAATACAGTTCTCGCGGCAAGTATGATTTTCATTGTCTGTAAGGCATATGCGGACAATCTAAAACCAAAAGTGAAGAAAGTGGTGAGCTTTATCAGTCAATACAGTTTAGGTATCTATATTCTGCACCCGCTGTTTTTATGGCCGATGAATGAGCTAGGACTGCACCATGGACACCCGATTTATATGATCCCTTTCTGGGTCATCATCAGCGGCAGTTTGGCGCTGGCCACCAGCTGGCTGCTCGCTCGCAGCGCAAAAACTCGCTGGTTGCTGCCATAACGTTTACTTCCCGACACACACCACGTTCAGCAAGGTGTTACCTTTAAGCGGTGACACCTTGCCGTTGGTAAATAGTCCCTTCTGACCATCTCCCCAATACGGCATTTGCATCGGCCACTGGTTGTTGTTCATGACCTTGGAACCAACAAGTGCTTGCCACTCACTGTTGCTCACTAAATGCATATCGAGATCGCTGCATACCTTAATGGCGCTGTTGTAGCTTAAACGATTCCAAGCCTTATCATGCTCCATATAGAACTGATGGTCACCGCCCGAGAGGTAAGGAACAGCATAGCGTTTGCCATCGACCTGTGTAGAGAGTCGAACGGAGAGAGAAAAAGACTTGGTTGTAGGCAGTGCTGGAATGGTTGTCGCTTTCTTGGCAGGTTTTGGCGCTGTCGATTGGGATTGAGGTGTTGGTTGGGACTTGTCTTGGCCAGACTGAGGCTTAAGGGCAAGGGTTTTCTCAGATGCTTGTGGTTTACTGAAGGCGGCTTTTACACCGGTAGGGTTGGAGGGCTTGGCAACGGAGGAAGACGAAGCGCTCACCATCTTCCCGCTGCGCTCAACCACACGAATAAATGCATCTCCGTAGCCGCTTACTCCTTTAACCTCGATTAAGTCCCGCTTGGCTTTATTCACATCGGTGTAAGGGCCAATCAAACAGCGGTAACTGCTCTGCTGTGGCAGCATCCAGACATCGGAGGATATCTCCGAGTACAGTGGCATTGCCTGCTCAAGAGGCATCGGCGTCTCGAGTATCCCACATTGAATCCAATAAACAGCGTCTTTAGACTCCGGAACTGTGCTACCCCAAACCCCACTGCCGATGGGGCAGTTTTCCGCTAACACTGGGAGTTGATTCGTAGAAGCTTGGCTAGCATCACACAGAGCATCGTCTGCCAATACGTTCGTCGACACAGTCAATACCCCGAGCAGAACACTACTACGCAGCCAGCGTGATGAAACGCTTGCTAATCCCTTAACTCTGCCGAAAGAGCCCATACCTATCCCCTGAACACTTCATCTGGAATTTGCGACACAAATAAAAAGAGTCGCAATCATTTGCGACTCTTAGTGTAGTGAGGATTGGGTTTAAAAATCAATCTCTCTCGATCACCCTTTGTAGATTTTCGGGTTAAATACATCACGTAACCAGTCACCTAATAGGTTGATTACTAGTACTAAAGTGATCAGAACCAGGCCTGGGAACGCCGTGATCCACCAAGCACCCGAGAAGATGTACTTGAAGCCGATACTGATAAGTGCACCCAGCGACGGTTGGTCAACCGGTAGACCAAGTCCAAGGAACGACAGCGCTGCTTCTGACATGATCGCGTTCGCCACCTGTACTGTTGAGATAACTAAGATTGGCGACAAACAGTTTGGCAGAATGTGACGGAACATGATGCGTGGTGCTTTAAAGCCCATCACGCGCGCCGCTTCCACGTACTCTTTCTTCTTCTCAGCCAGTACCGAAGCACGGATGGTACGCGCATACTGTGGCCATTCGGCAATACCGATGATCACCACCAGCATCAGCACCGCATATTGACTGAAGAACTCGCTGCCAAAGCTCGCCTTAAAGATAGCCGAAACAATGATCGCCACCATCATGGTTGAGAACGATAGCTGAACGTCAGCAAAGCGCATTAGGAAGCTATCAACACGACCACCGAAGTAACCCGCTGACAGACCAATAACGGTACCTAGAAGTAGCTGAAGACCTACAGCAGCAAAGCCAATCGTTAGTGATAGACGAGAGCCGTAAAGAATCGTCGACAGAATATCACGACCTTGCTCATCGGTACCCAGCGGGAAGGTTGCGTCGCCGTCTTCCATCCAAGATGGTGGCAACTCGGCATCCATAATGTCGATGGTACTGAGATCATACGGGTTATGCGGTGCAATCAACGGCGAGGCCAACGACATCACTAGAATCACCATAAAGACAGTGAAACTCGTCATCGCAACCTTGTCGCGCTTAAAGTAATACAGAAAATCCGATTGTTTGAAACGCTCCCAACGTGAAGGAACAGTTTGTACTGCTTGTGTCATGGTTATGCTCCTTTACCAGTTAGGTTTACAGTTGGGTTAATCAGGCCGTATAGCAGGTCGACAATAGTGTTCGTCACAACGAAGATAAGACCTACAAAGATAACGTACGCAGTAATAAGTGGCGTATCTACACGGTTGATTGCCTCAAGGAAAAGGAAGCCTGTACCAGGCCACTGGAATACTGTTTCGGTTAGAATGGTATACGCCACCATAGTACCGATTTGTACGCCACCTACCGTCAATACCGGCAGCATGGTGTTTTTAAGAGCGTGTTGGTAGTAGATCTTATGCAGCGCTAGACCTTTCGCCTTACCAAACTTGATGTATTCAGAGCTCAGCACTTCTAGCATTTCTGCGCGCACTAGACGAATAAACAGCGGCAACATAATGGAAGCCAGTGCGATACATGGCAGCACTAGATGCGCCAGACCATCAAGCGTTAGGAAGCCAGAGTCCCAACCAAACCAGTTTGCGGTTTCACCTCGTCCGTAGGACGGGAGCCAGCCTAGTTCGATAGAGAAGACATACATCAACATGATTGCGGTTAGGAAAACAGGGATCGAGATACCGATGCTACTGCCTGCCATCACAACTTTGGTAAAGAAACTCTTCGGGTTAATTGCAGAGTAGACCCCAAGAGGGATAGATAAACAGATTATGATTAACGTGGCACCCAGTACCAGCTCTAGCGTCGCCACTAATTTGCTCGCAATCACTTCAACCGCAGGGCGCTTGAAGAAGTATGAGTTACCTAAATCACCTTGTACCGCGTTACCAAGAAAACGCGCGTATTTCGTAATGAAGGGATCGTTGAGGCCCATTTCATCTCGCATCGCTTGACGCTCTGCTTCTGAAACCGACTGACCTACAAGTTCACGCAACGGGTCGCCCAGGTTATCCTGAATGGCAAACGCCACCAAACTGATCACAAACATCACTATCAGTGCCTGAAACAGGCGCTTGACCAGAAACGAAAACATTCCTTGCCCCTTATGTATCCATTACATTAAAAATTTCGTTCAGCCTAAAAAAACGCGCTCTGCTCGCTGAACAAAGCAGAGCGCGATTATCTGTCGCTTACTCAGCGAGAGAGTGCCGCTTACTTAACGACTAGATCACCAAAGTATGGGAAGTTCATGCCGTTGATGATTGGGCCAATCTCAACGTTAGACTTCGCTGCCCATGATGGATCTTGCCAGTGTAGAGGAACAAACGCCGCTTCATCGTATAGCGTTGCTTCAACTTGCTTAAGCATCGCGCTTCGCTTCGCTAGGTCTGTCTCAGAGTTAGATGCAGCAACAATCTTGTCCACTTCTGGGTTAGAGTAGTGACCACAGTTGTACTGACCACGACCCGTTGTTTCATCACGAGTCATTGTTAGGAACTCTGTGAAGTTCGCTGAATCTTCTGTATCTGGGTGCCAGCCGATCATCATCATGTCTGCTGCACACTTATCAAACTCTGGCCAGTATTGCGCTTTAGGCATTGTCTTCAGATCAACCTTGATGCCGATCTTAGACAGCATTGCTGCCGCAGCTTGAGCAATCTTGTCATCGTTCACGTAACGGTTGTTTGGCGCCATCATAGATAGCGTAAAGCCGTTCTCGTAACCCGCTTCCTTCATTAGCTCTTTCGCTTTCTTCAGGTCGTAGCGTGGTGTTAGCTCTTCGTTGTAACCCGCGTAACCAACTGGGCTTTGCTGACCTGCAGGTGTCGCAGCACCTTTCATGATCTTCTTAGCAATACCTTCGTTGTTGATGGCGTGAACGATAGCTTGACGAACGCGAACGTCTTTCAGCGCTTCGTTGCTGTTTTGGTTCATTTGGAACGTGATTACACGCGTACCAGGCATAGTGTATAGGTTGATGTTGCTCGCGCTATCCACACGTTTGTAGTCGTTTGGTGCTACTGGAGCAATCATGTCTACGTCGCCAGAAAGAAGTGCTGCTACACGCGTTGCTGCTTCTTTGATTGGTACAAGTGTTAGGTTATCAACGTTACCTTTTGATGCGGTATCCCAGTAGTTAGGGTTACGCTCAAACTCAACCTTGATGCCTTGCTCACGTGATTTGACCGTGAATGGGCCAGTACCAGAAACGTTAGTAGAAGCAAAAGAGTTACCGTGCTTAACGATTTCGCCTTTGTCTGTACCGTCTGCCGCTGTACCTGAGTAGAACTTGCTGTCCATTGGGAAGATGTACGTTGCCACGTTCTCAACTAGCGGGTAAGTACCGTCAGTCTTGATTTCGATGGTGTAGTCGTCAACTTTAGTCAGTGATACTAGCGGCGCAAAGATACCTTTAAAGTCAGCAGACTTCTTAAGACGCGCAAATGTCCATACTACGTCGTCAGCCGTTAGCTCGTTACCAGAGTGGAACTTAACACCTTTACGTAGGTTGAAACGCATAGTTTCGTTGTCGACACGATCCCAAGACTCAGCCAAACGAGGCTCAAATTCCATGTCTTGGTTAAAACGTACTAGTGGGTCAAATACCATGTGTGAAAGCTGCATCACACCGCCAGATAGCTGCTCTTGTGGATCAAGCGTTACTGGGTCAGCGTCGTATGCTACGGTGATGTTTGCCGCTGCAGCGCTAAAGCTCAGGCCAGCTGCCATCAAAGCCACTGCTAATTTACTTTTCATGGTTTTCATTGTGCATAACTCCTTCATGCGGGGATCCGGATCCCTTTTTGTTGTGTTTGCTTCTGCTTATATTTCCATTAGGAACTTATTTGGCTTACGCCGTTTTTACTACTTCTTCTCTTAAACCTGTAAATTCAGGCATCAAGGAAATCAGGTGTTGGCTGTATTCGTGTTGTGGGTCGGTAAACAATTGCTCGGTTGGTGCCACTTCCAGTAGCGTACCCATCTGCATTACACCCACTCGATCACACATCTGACGGATAACCGGCAAATCGTGACTGATGAACAGCATGGTGAGGTTCAGCTCTTGCTGAAGGTCTTTAAGTAAGTTCAAAATCTGCGCCTGAACCGATACATCAAGGGCTGATGTAGGCTCATCACAAATCAATAGACGTGGACGCGTTGCCAGTGCGCGCGCGATAGAAATACGCTGACGCTGACCACCGGAGAACTCATGCGGATACTTCACACCCGCCATCTTACCAAGCCCCACGTGCTCAAGCAGATCTTCAACAATCTGTTTGGTTTCTGACTCGTTTGCGGTCAGTTTGTGGAAACGAATTGGCTCAGCGATGATGTCGTAGATCTTCATACGCGGGTTCATTGAGGTGTATGGGTTTTGGAACACCATCTGCATCTGACGACGCATTGGACGGCGCTCTTTCTCCGACTTAAGTGAGGTTAAGTCGATACCCTCAAAGGTCACTTTGCCTGAGTTTGGCGCGTACAGACCCGCGATAACGCGAGCAATGGTTGATTTACCAGAACCTGACTCACCCACCAGACCAAATGTCTCGCCCTCATGAACCTCAAAGCTCACGTTGTTCGACGCCTGAACGTACTCACGACGGCTTTCGAACAAAGAATCTTTGGTCACAAAGCGAAGGTTTACGTTCTCTACGTTAAGGAGTGGACCGGTGTAGTCACGGTGATCTTGGCTTTGACCTAGCCAGTGGTTTTTTACATCAAGCGGCTCCATTTCTTGAGCTTCTTCGATGTAACTAACCAGCGGGAAGCGATCCAGTTTCATGTCTGAACGAGGAACCGCAGAAATCAGGCTACGTGTATATGGATGATCAGGGTCACCCAGTACTTTCTTAGTCGCACCAAACTCAACCAGGTCACCGCGATACATTACCGCCACCCGGTCAGTCACGTTAGAAACCACACCCATATCATGCGTAACTAGCATACAACCCACGTTGTTCTTAATGCACAGGTCGCGAATCAAACCTAAGATTTGATCTTGAATTGATACATCCAGTGCCGTGGTTGGCTCATCAGCAATGATTAGCTCAGGCTCTCCCGCTAGCGCGATAGCGATAACCACACGCTGACGCATACCACCAGAGAACTGGTGTGGGTATTGTTTAAGACGGTTTTCTGGTTGTGGGATACCCACTTGCTTCATTAGGTTAAGCGAGCGCTCATAGGCTTGCTCATCCGTCACCTTCATATTGGCGTGGATGGTCTCTTTTAATTGTTGCTCAACCGTGAAGAGTGGATTAAGTGAGGTCATTGGGTCTTGGAAAATAAACCCGATTTTTGAGCCACGAACTTTTCGCATCTGTTCAGGAGATAGACCGGAGATTTTCTCTCCATCCAAGAACACTTCGCCACCAGCGATCGTTCCTGGAGGTGATAGCAAATCAATGACCGCATTACCTACGGTCGATTTACCTGCACCAGACTCACCCACAACACCAACAATTTCGCCGCGCTCAATATTGAACGACAAATTTTTAACCGCGGCATGTACCCCATGGCGAGATGGGTATTCGATACGAAGATCTTTAACTTCTAATAATGACATTACCAGACCTCTACTGCTTTGGCAGTTTTCTGCCCCTGTCTGAAAAATTGAATCCATTCTTAGACAGCATTTTCTGCTGACTAATTACAAGTGCATCAATTTGGCAAATCTTTCACAGAAAAGCAACAAAAATAGGATAAAAATTCGAATTCAGGCAAATCTAAAGCAGTATAAATAAATATTTATGCACATTAACTACATATAGCAATGGTAAGACCTATTGAAAAACTTGATGTAGCACCAATAAAACCCACTAAAAAACGATCATAAATCGCTACACATCACGATATTAGCCACATTAATAACTAACCAGCTTCGAATAGTTATTCCACAATGATTTTAACACCATGGAAACATAAATTTTGTCACAAAGTCATTTGCAGAACTAAAGTCTAGATCTTAATCACACTTCCTAGCCTAAATGCTCAGATTTTGAAAGTGAGCAACATTTTACTCTACATTAAATTGCAACATAGTCAGTGCTATCATTATGAACAAAACTCTAGCTTTTCCAGAAAACGCAGAGCGAAGCACCATTTCTTATCTCACAAGAATCGTAGAAATGTTATTCAGCCTACTCCAAGAGACACATCAGGCTATTTATAGAAAGAAATAGTACCTAGAAGAGTAAGCTTTCGCGTTTTAATCACAGCAATCATATGAAACCAGACTAGCGAAAGTCATGAAATCGAGCTCATTAGCTCTCCTGAGTTCACTCACCTACGCCACTTCGGAGTTTTCCAACCATCGAAAACGATAAAACCCCGTCTTTTGACGAGGCTTTCGAATAGTGGTCGGTAGAGGGATGTGATTGGTTCGACACTCGACGGCAGGGCTTCCATGGGACTGGCCACCTAGCCTCCCACCCGCATGGGCTTTCCTAAAACTTATGAAAACACATACGAAAAAGGCCTTGTCTTTCGACAAGGCCTTGAATGGTGGTCGGTGAAGAGGGATTCGAACCCCCGACCCTCTGGTCCCAAACCAGATGCGCTACCAAGCTGCGCTATTCACCGACAATTTTTATTACGCTTTGCAACGTAAAGGGGAGCACTTTAATTTGAAAGGCTACCAAAATTAATGGGGTGGCTAACGAGATTCGAACTCGCGACCACCGGAATCACAATCCAGGGCTCTACCAACTGAGCTATAGCCACCACAAATTTTGTTTTGTCACCGTTAATACGATAACTAAAATAGTGGTCGGTGAAGAGGGATTCGAACCCCCGACCCTCTGGTCCCAAACCAGATGCGCTACCAAGCTGCGCTATTCACCGACGATGTTCTTTTCAGAACGATTTCGTTTCGATTAAATCAAAACAGGAGACAAAAGTCACCGAAATAATGGGGTGGCTAACGAGATTCGAACTCGCGACCACCGGAATCACAATCCAGGGCTCTACCAACTGAGCTATAGCCACCACTATTTGTTGCCAATAATTATATCCGGATGGCACGCCCGAAAGGATTCGAACCTTCGACCTTTGGCTCCGGAGGCCAACGCTCTATCCAGCTGAGCTACGGGCGCATGCCCTATCGGCGGATGGGAATAATACGGATATCACACTATGTCGTAAAGTACTTTTTCAACTTTTTTTCTCGTTTGTTGTCTTTTTCAGCACTTTGGTACCGAAAATAGTAGCTTGACGATGTGATTCACCCCGTGAAGCTGAAAAGTTGTGGTTTATTGCAACAAGTTAACAGGATATAATCACCCAATGTTTACATTGATTTAACAGCTGTTAGATCAGCAAGCAGAATAAAATCGTATAAATGAATAGCAAGCACCGACTTGCTACCTTGTTGGATAGTAAAGTGAGTTTAATGGATATGTCTCGTCGAATCTTAACTGTGTTGGTCGCTGCACTAACTTTTTCTACTGCCTCTTTTGCAGCGGATGTGAGCCAAGAAGAATATGACGCTATCGCAGAGCGTATTAAACCTGTTGGTGGTGTTTACTTAGCCGGCAGCGAGCCAGTTGCTGCAGAGCCGACTGGTCCACGCGATGGTGCAACTGTTTACAACACCTTCTGTACAGCTTGTCACTCAATTGGGGTGAGTGGTGCACCGAAAACGGGTGATGCGGGTGATTGGGCTCCGCGTATTGCACAAGGCAAAGACGTGCTAGCGGATCACGCAATCAACGGCTTTAACGCAATGCCAGCAAAAGGCTCTTGTATGGATTGTTCGGATCAAGAAATCATCGATGCTATCGAGCACATGATTGCTGGTCTGTAATTCAGAAAAAGCACTCTATATAAAGAAGGGGCTCACTAACCAGTGAGCCCCTTCTTTATATAGAGTGCAAAATGTCGTTACTTCTTATTGAACATCGCACGAATATTGGCAATGTGCGCTTGGCCTTTTTGCATCCGCTCTTCGGCAGAGACTGGCTTTTTGGATTGCTCCCAATCGACATCATCAAATGGAAGCTCATCTAGGAAACGACTATGCTCGGGTTTGATGAGCTCACCAAACTGACGGCGCTCTTTACAAATAGTAAATGTCAGCTCTTTTTGTGCCCGCGTGATACCCACATACATAAGTCGGCGCTCTTCCTCGACGTTGTCCTCATCAATACTGGTTTGATGCGGCAAAATCCCCTCTTCCGATCCAATCAAATAGACATAAGGGAACTCCAAGCCTTTTGAGGCATGCAGAGTCATAAGTTGAACAGCGTCGCTATCATCATCTTCTTCACCGCGCTCCATCATGTCACGCAAAGTAAGGCGCTGAACCACCTCTTTAAGTGTCTTCTCTTCTTTATCGTAATTGTCGCCCTCTAAGTCTGCGACAATCCAGGAATAGAGATCCGACACGTTCTTCATGCGCATTTCTGCTGCTTTTGCGCTTGATGAAGTCTCGTAGAGCCAGTCTTCGTAATTAATATCACGAACTAAGGCGCGCACAGCTTCTACTGTGTTTCCACGCTCGGCATTGTCGCCAATGGTCACTATCCATTGAGTAAAGCGACGCAGATTCTCAAGCCCCCGACCAGTTAGGTGCTGCTCTAGCCCCAACTCAAAACTGGCTTCGAACAGGCTCTTGCTACGCATATTGGCGTAGCTACCCAGCTTCTCCAATGTCGCCGGTCCAATTTCTCGACGCGGCGTATTGACGATGCGCAAGAATGCATTGTCATCGTCCGGGTTCACCAACACACGCAGGTAAGCCATGATGTCTTTAATTTCGGCACGAGCAAAAAACGAGGTGCCACCCGAGATCTTGTAAGGTACTCGGTTTTGCATCAACGCCTTTTCAATCAAGCGCGATTGATGGTTGCCTCTATATAAGACGGCATAATCACGATAATCGGTGCGATTAACAAAGCGGTGTGCAATAAGCTCGCCCGTAACGCGCTCTGCCTCATGTTCTTCATTCTTGGCTTTGAGTACCTTGAGCTTTTCGCCATCAGGGATCTCTGAGAACAGTGATTTCTCGAAAACGTGTGGGTTGTTAGCAATCAAGATATTCGCCGCACGCAGAATTCGACTCGTTGAACGATAGTTCTGCTCGAGCATCACCGCTTTAAGATTTGGGAAATCTTTGTTAAGCAGAACCAAGTTCTGAGGCTTAGCACCGCGCCATGAATAGATAGACTGATCGTCATCGCCTACCACGGTAAAACGAGCTCGCTCGCCAACAAGCAGCTTAACCAGCTCATACTGGCTGGTATTGGTATCTTGATACTCATCCACCAGCAAATACTGAATGCGTTTTTGCCAGCGTTCGCGCACTTCTTGGTTGGTTTTAAGCAAAATCACTGGCAACGCAATCAGATCATCAAAATCGAGCGCGTTGTATGCTTTCATCTGGATTTGGTACATCTCAAAACAGTAAGCAAATAACTGCTCTTGCTCTGATCGCGCACTGCCTTTGACCTGCTCAGGAGTGAGCAGGTCGTTTTTCCAGTTCGATATGGAACTCAGTAGCAAGCGCAACAAATCTTTATCGCCATCAAGCTGCTTTTCTGTCAGCTCTTTGAGCAAAGCCATCTGATCCTGATCGTCGAATAGAGAGAAGCCAGCTTTCAAACCCAGCGCTTTGTACTCGCGGCGGATAATATTCAGCCCCATGGTATGGAACGTCGATACCATCAAGCCTTTTGATTCATTCTTTCCTAAGGTTTGCCCTACACGCTCTTTCATTTCGCGCGCAGCTTTATTGGTAAACGTCACCGCAGCGATATTTCTCGCCTTATACCCGCAGTTTTGTACTAGGTAGGCTATCTTATTAGTAATCACGCGGGTTTTACCCGACCCTGCGCCGGCAAGAACCAGACATGGACCAGAGACGTATTTAACCGCCATATCTTGCTGCGGATTTAGCTTCATTGAAGTGCTCACTAGTGAAGTTTTGTAACGCGCACATAATAGACTGCGAATGCAGACAATGCCATGTCCCGTAGGTTTTTTTAACCTTTATAAAAGAAGGTTAAAAAATAAGTTGCACAAATATGCCCAGATTGTTTTATAATGAATGAACGTTCATTCACTGATAAGCGGATGGCTAATGATGGCAATCAATACCAACGACAAACGACTGCAAATCCTAGAAGCGGCGCAAAAAATGGTCGCCGAAGTTGGGATACAGGGCGTGTCGATGCAAAAACTCGCCAATAGAGCAGGTGTCGCAGCCGGCACAATTTATCGATACTTCGATGATAAGGACCATCTTTTAGAAGAGCTACGACAGTTTGTGGTGTCTCGCATGGCGAAGGCAGTACAAGAAGGCGTGGATGCGGACAAACCGCTCAAGGAGCAGTATCGCACCATGTGGTTAAACATTTGGCGGGTAGCAGCCTCCAATATCGACTCGTTAAAGACTCGCGTCCAATACGATTCGATTCCTTCAAAAAATAGTTATGAAACTCGGGAACAGGAACGAAAAATGTTTGCCCAAGTGGATAACCTATTCAACGAAGGAAAGAAACAAGGGGTTTTCAAAAACCTCGATAATGAAATTCTGTCTGGACTAAGCTTAGAAGCAAGCGTATCGCTTGCTCGCAAGCATGCTCTGGGTCTGTATCAACTTGATGATGCATCGCTGGAAGCTGCGATTGAAGCAAGTTGGGATGCAATTATTAAACACTAATGTGGAGTTCTCGTTAGAATGAAAAAGTGGACATTTTTCATGCTACTTATCGCAATACTGCTGTTCGGCAGTGTGATAGGTTTCAACCTGTTCAAGCAACAGAAAATTGCTGAGTATTTAGCTAACCGCCCGGAGCCTGAGTTTCCAGTCACCGTGACCACTGTTAAACCTGTAGATTGGGTACCAGTTATCGAAGCCATCGGTTTCGTAGAACCTAACCAAGGTGTCACGCTGACTTCAGAAACGAGTGGTGTGATCAGCAATATCTCGTTTGCATCTGGCTCTATGGTTGAAAAGGGTCAATTGCTGGTATCTCTGGACTCAGACGTAGAAAAAGCGAACCTTAAAAGTTCACAGGCGCGTCTACCTGCAGCGAAAGCAAAGTACGAGCGTTACCAAGGTCTTTACAAGAAAGGCTCTATCTCTCGTGAAGCTTACGATGATGCCGAAGCGAGCTACTTCTCTCTATCCGCGGATATCGAAAGCTTGAAAGCTCAGATTGACCGCCGTGAGATCAAAGCGCCATTCTCTGGTGTTGTTGGTATCCGTAACGTATTCCTTGGTCAATACCTAC
The Vibrio sp. CB1-14 DNA segment above includes these coding regions:
- a CDS encoding ABC transporter substrate-binding protein, whose translation is MKTMKSKLAVALMAAGLSFSAAAANITVAYDADPVTLDPQEQLSGGVMQLSHMVFDPLVRFNQDMEFEPRLAESWDRVDNETMRFNLRKGVKFHSGNELTADDVVWTFARLKKSADFKGIFAPLVSLTKVDDYTIEIKTDGTYPLVENVATYIFPMDSKFYSGTAADGTDKGEIVKHGNSFASTNVSGTGPFTVKSREQGIKVEFERNPNYWDTASKGNVDNLTLVPIKEAATRVAALLSGDVDMIAPVAPNDYKRVDSASNINLYTMPGTRVITFQMNQNSNEALKDVRVRQAIVHAINNEGIAKKIMKGAATPAGQQSPVGYAGYNEELTPRYDLKKAKELMKEAGYENGFTLSMMAPNNRYVNDDKIAQAAAAMLSKIGIKVDLKTMPKAQYWPEFDKCAADMMMIGWHPDTEDSANFTEFLTMTRDETTGRGQYNCGHYSNPEVDKIVAASNSETDLAKRSAMLKQVEATLYDEAAFVPLHWQDPSWAAKSNVEIGPIINGMNFPYFGDLVVK
- a CDS encoding SPOR domain-containing protein yields the protein MGSFGRVKGLASVSSRWLRSSVLLGVLTVSTNVLADDALCDASQASTNQLPVLAENCPIGSGVWGSTVPESKDAVYWIQCGILETPMPLEQAMPLYSEISSDVWMLPQQSSYRCLIGPYTDVNKAKRDLIEVKGVSGYGDAFIRVVERSGKMVSASSSSVAKPSNPTGVKAAFSKPQASEKTLALKPQSGQDKSQPTPQSQSTAPKPAKKATTIPALPTTKSFSLSVRLSTQVDGKRYAVPYLSGGDHQFYMEHDKAWNRLSYNSAIKVCSDLDMHLVSNSEWQALVGSKVMNNNQWPMQMPYWGDGQKGLFTNGKVSPLKGNTLLNVVCVGK
- a CDS encoding ABC transporter permease; amino-acid sequence: MTQAVQTVPSRWERFKQSDFLYYFKRDKVAMTSFTVFMVILVMSLASPLIAPHNPYDLSTIDIMDAELPPSWMEDGDATFPLGTDEQGRDILSTILYGSRLSLTIGFAAVGLQLLLGTVIGLSAGYFGGRVDSFLMRFADVQLSFSTMMVAIIVSAIFKASFGSEFFSQYAVLMLVVIIGIAEWPQYARTIRASVLAEKKKEYVEAARVMGFKAPRIMFRHILPNCLSPILVISTVQVANAIMSEAALSFLGLGLPVDQPSLGALISIGFKYIFSGAWWITAFPGLVLITLVLVINLLGDWLRDVFNPKIYKG
- a CDS encoding acyltransferase, whose amino-acid sequence is MDKKHVYFFDAMRCVAALAVIIIHALGPYRHELGQIPMGEWVTAITFNGFSRWAVPVFILITGALMLNDTRPFDLKYYLSRRLGKVLIPFLMWSLFYAYLSGWTIEGFNGETVKEVLAESYHHQTYYHLGFFYYFIPLYAAIPFLQIFVRKFDDGALYAFTGLWLLTTLLFLMRIDGPWSEQFWLYMGLLPLGYILYQKLPASRGVVVISVILGVGAMALSSYMVVQGSIEADRYYVGRWFSYKTLNTVLAASMIFIVCKAYADNLKPKVKKVVSFISQYSLGIYILHPLFLWPMNELGLHHGHPIYMIPFWVIISGSLALATSWLLARSAKTRWLLP
- a CDS encoding ABC transporter permease; translation: MFSFLVKRLFQALIVMFVISLVAFAIQDNLGDPLRELVGQSVSEAERQAMRDEMGLNDPFITKYARFLGNAVQGDLGNSYFFKRPAVEVIASKLVATLELVLGATLIIICLSIPLGVYSAINPKSFFTKVVMAGSSIGISIPVFLTAIMLMYVFSIELGWLPSYGRGETANWFGWDSGFLTLDGLAHLVLPCIALASIMLPLFIRLVRAEMLEVLSSEYIKFGKAKGLALHKIYYQHALKNTMLPVLTVGGVQIGTMVAYTILTETVFQWPGTGFLFLEAINRVDTPLITAYVIFVGLIFVVTNTIVDLLYGLINPTVNLTGKGA
- a CDS encoding ABC transporter ATP-binding protein, giving the protein MSLLEVKDLRIEYPSRHGVHAAVKNLSFNIERGEIVGVVGESGAGKSTVGNAVIDLLSPPGTIAGGEVFLDGEKISGLSPEQMRKVRGSKIGFIFQDPMTSLNPLFTVEQQLKETIHANMKVTDEQAYERSLNLMKQVGIPQPENRLKQYPHQFSGGMRQRVVIAIALAGEPELIIADEPTTALDVSIQDQILGLIRDLCIKNNVGCMLVTHDMGVVSNVTDRVAVMYRGDLVEFGATKKVLGDPDHPYTRSLISAVPRSDMKLDRFPLVSYIEEAQEMEPLDVKNHWLGQSQDHRDYTGPLLNVENVNLRFVTKDSLFESRREYVQASNNVSFEVHEGETFGLVGESGSGKSTIARVIAGLYAPNSGKVTFEGIDLTSLKSEKERRPMRRQMQMVFQNPYTSMNPRMKIYDIIAEPIRFHKLTANESETKQIVEDLLEHVGLGKMAGVKYPHEFSGGQRQRISIARALATRPRLLICDEPTSALDVSVQAQILNLLKDLQQELNLTMLFISHDLPVIRQMCDRVGVMQMGTLLEVAPTEQLFTDPQHEYSQHLISLMPEFTGLREEVVKTA